A section of the Saccharopolyspora gregorii genome encodes:
- a CDS encoding elongation factor G-like protein EF-G2: MGSKQNAPGVQAAPAPTDPSGIRNVVLVGPSAAGKTTLVEALLATTGTIPRSGSVVDGTTVCDHDSAAVEQQRSVALSVAPLDHDGHKINLIDTPGYADFVGELRAGLRAADAALFVVSAEEGVDAATRAIWQECARVRMPRAVVLSRLDQHRADPATALESCREAFGAGVLPLHLPLRGPDGGTTGLAGVLTGTVSGTGAARDCERERAELIEAIIAESEDESLMDRYVAGERIEEPVLIRDLETAVARGGLHPVLPVCAATELGLPELLDGVVRGFPSPLEHPSVQVTDPHGGNPRELPADPAGPLVAEVVHTSVDSYVGRVSLARVFSGTVLPERAVHVSGHGMAERGHPDHDEDERVAHLYSPLGSGLRGVPRCVAGDLCALTKLGSAETGDTLSDPGSPLLLSPWPMPDPLLPVAVVARTRSDEDALARNLNRLVAADPSLRLQRDGETHQLVLWCTGEAHADVVLQRLRDGGAEIDTEPLRVPLRQTFRQAAKGHGSHKKQSGGHGQFAVCDIEVEPAPRGSGIEFADRVVGGAIPKQFIASVEKGVRAQVERGLEDGLPLVDLKVTLVDGKAHSVDSSDAAFQTAGALALRGAAEQAGLVTLEPVDAVAVSIPDEHLGVILGDLSSRRGKVVGTEPEDTGWTVVRAHVPASELARYSINVRSLSSGSATFTRRFERYDPMPT; encoded by the coding sequence ATGGGCAGCAAGCAGAACGCTCCGGGGGTGCAGGCGGCGCCCGCCCCCACCGATCCGAGCGGGATCCGCAACGTGGTCCTGGTGGGGCCGTCCGCGGCGGGCAAGACGACGCTGGTGGAGGCACTGCTGGCGACGACCGGCACCATCCCGCGCTCCGGTTCGGTGGTGGACGGGACCACCGTGTGCGACCACGACAGCGCGGCCGTCGAGCAGCAGCGCTCGGTGGCGCTGTCGGTGGCGCCGCTGGACCACGACGGGCACAAGATCAACCTGATCGACACCCCCGGCTACGCCGATTTCGTCGGGGAGCTGCGCGCGGGCCTGCGGGCGGCGGACGCGGCCCTGTTCGTGGTGTCCGCCGAAGAGGGCGTGGACGCGGCGACCCGCGCCATCTGGCAGGAGTGCGCCCGGGTGCGGATGCCGCGCGCGGTGGTGCTGTCCCGGCTGGACCAGCACCGGGCCGATCCGGCCACCGCGCTGGAGTCCTGCCGGGAAGCGTTCGGGGCCGGGGTGCTGCCGCTGCACCTGCCGCTGCGCGGGCCCGACGGCGGCACCACCGGCCTGGCCGGGGTGCTCACCGGCACCGTCTCGGGCACCGGCGCGGCGCGGGACTGCGAGCGGGAACGGGCCGAGCTGATCGAGGCGATCATCGCCGAGAGCGAGGACGAGTCGCTGATGGACCGCTACGTCGCGGGCGAGCGCATCGAGGAGCCGGTGCTGATCCGCGACCTGGAGACGGCGGTCGCGCGCGGCGGCCTGCACCCGGTGCTTCCGGTGTGCGCGGCCACCGAGCTGGGCCTGCCCGAGCTGCTGGACGGCGTGGTGCGCGGTTTCCCGTCCCCGCTGGAGCATCCCTCGGTGCAGGTCACTGACCCGCACGGCGGGAACCCGCGGGAGCTGCCCGCCGATCCGGCGGGCCCGCTGGTCGCGGAGGTCGTGCACACCTCGGTGGACTCCTACGTGGGCCGGGTGTCGCTGGCCAGGGTGTTCTCCGGGACGGTGCTGCCGGAGCGGGCGGTGCACGTGTCCGGGCACGGCATGGCCGAGCGCGGGCACCCGGACCACGACGAGGACGAGCGGGTCGCGCACCTGTACTCCCCGCTCGGCTCGGGGCTGCGCGGGGTCCCGCGCTGCGTGGCCGGCGACCTGTGCGCGCTGACGAAGCTCGGTTCGGCCGAGACCGGCGACACCCTGTCCGACCCGGGGAGCCCGCTGCTGCTGTCGCCGTGGCCGATGCCGGATCCGCTGCTGCCGGTCGCGGTCGTCGCGCGCACCCGCAGCGACGAGGACGCGTTGGCGCGGAACCTGAACCGGCTGGTCGCCGCCGATCCGAGCCTGCGGTTGCAGCGGGACGGCGAGACGCACCAGCTGGTGCTGTGGTGCACCGGCGAGGCGCACGCCGACGTCGTGCTGCAACGCCTCCGCGACGGCGGCGCGGAGATCGACACCGAGCCGCTGCGGGTACCGCTGCGCCAGACGTTCCGGCAGGCGGCGAAGGGCCACGGCAGCCACAAGAAGCAGTCCGGCGGGCACGGCCAGTTCGCGGTGTGCGACATCGAGGTGGAGCCCGCACCGCGCGGTTCCGGCATCGAGTTCGCCGACCGGGTGGTGGGCGGCGCGATCCCGAAGCAGTTCATCGCCAGCGTCGAGAAGGGCGTCCGGGCGCAGGTGGAGCGCGGCCTGGAGGACGGCCTGCCGCTGGTGGACCTGAAGGTGACGCTGGTGGACGGCAAGGCGCACAGCGTCGACTCCTCGGACGCCGCCTTCCAGACCGCGGGCGCCCTGGCGCTGCGCGGCGCCGCCGAGCAGGCCGGGCTGGTCACGCTGGAACCGGTGGACGCTGTCGCGGTGTCCATCCCGGACGAGCACCTCGGCGTGATCCTCGGGGACCTGTCCAGCCGCCGCGGCAAGGTCGTCGGCACCGAGCCGGAGGACACCGGCTGGACGGTGGTGCGCGCGCACGTCCCGGCCAGCGAACTCGCCCGCTATTCGATCAACGTGCGCTCGCTGAGCTCGGGCAGCGCCACCTTCACCCGACGCTTCGAGCGCTACGACCCGATGCCCACCTGA
- a CDS encoding DUF397 domain-containing protein, with translation MVWRKSSYSGQGGGACVELASVRSAVGVRDSKDPDGPALLFGRSAWAAFVRGL, from the coding sequence GTGGTCTGGCGGAAGAGCAGCTACAGCGGTCAGGGCGGTGGCGCGTGCGTTGAACTGGCCTCGGTTCGGTCCGCCGTCGGCGTTCGGGACTCGAAGGACCCCGACGGCCCCGCGCTGCTGTTCGGGCGCTCGGCGTGGGCCGCGTTCGTGCGGGGTCTGTGA
- a CDS encoding DUF5753 domain-containing protein yields MESMRNAISGPDLEIMLPFLGVPAERIDWYLRLAEVAEQKGWWDGNQAIPEWFSLYVGLEWGASEIREWDLGFVPGILQTRGYADAVLRDGSSAPKSHLEKQAEARLRRRDVLARDGERLALHAIIDESALRREVGSPEVMFEQVEELAKLCTTPQVTLQVMALGGGPHRGQLGSFHLVDFANADDPGVVYVENQSGGSCLEEPDVVEVFRHVFDELTMKALSISETEAFLRRLAKDFA; encoded by the coding sequence ATGGAGAGCATGCGGAACGCGATCAGCGGACCGGACCTGGAGATCATGCTCCCGTTCCTCGGCGTCCCGGCCGAGCGGATCGACTGGTACCTCCGGCTGGCCGAGGTCGCTGAGCAGAAGGGCTGGTGGGACGGGAACCAGGCCATCCCCGAGTGGTTCTCCCTCTACGTCGGCCTCGAATGGGGCGCGAGCGAGATCCGCGAGTGGGACCTCGGCTTCGTCCCGGGGATCTTGCAGACGCGGGGGTACGCGGACGCGGTGCTGCGGGATGGCTCGTCAGCCCCCAAATCTCATCTGGAGAAGCAGGCAGAGGCGCGACTGAGGCGAAGAGACGTGTTGGCCAGGGACGGTGAGCGGCTGGCCCTGCACGCGATCATCGATGAGTCGGCGCTCCGCCGGGAGGTCGGTTCCCCGGAAGTGATGTTCGAGCAAGTCGAGGAACTGGCGAAACTCTGCACGACTCCGCAGGTGACCTTGCAGGTCATGGCTTTGGGTGGCGGTCCTCATCGAGGGCAGCTCGGCTCGTTTCACCTGGTTGACTTCGCGAACGCCGATGACCCCGGAGTCGTTTACGTGGAGAACCAGTCGGGCGGTAGTTGCCTCGAAGAACCTGATGTCGTGGAGGTCTTCCGCCATGTGTTCGACGAGCTGACAATGAAGGCGTTGTCGATCAGCGAGACCGAAGCGTTCTTACGGAGACTGGCAAAGGACTTCGCATGA
- the pgsA gene encoding phosphatidylinositol phosphate synthase, with protein sequence MLNIFARASISRWTHPIGAALVRAGLTPNAVTVIGTVASVASALWFFPRGELFTGTVVVTVFLLFDVLDGAMARAGGGSSTFGGVLDAGCDRIADGALFGALVWWALVVAGDRPLGAGLLLCLVGAQVTSYVKARAEANGLSADGGLAERAERFVLVLVGTGLHGLGVPYVLDVAVWLLVVLSALTVLQRLRAAARSAQAGTSSS encoded by the coding sequence ATGCTCAACATCTTCGCGCGGGCTTCGATCTCCCGCTGGACGCACCCGATCGGCGCAGCGCTGGTCCGGGCGGGGCTCACACCGAACGCCGTCACCGTCATCGGCACGGTCGCCAGCGTCGCCTCCGCGCTGTGGTTCTTCCCCCGTGGCGAGCTGTTCACCGGCACCGTCGTGGTCACCGTGTTCCTGCTGTTCGACGTGCTCGACGGGGCGATGGCCCGCGCGGGCGGCGGGTCCTCCACGTTCGGCGGCGTGCTCGACGCCGGCTGCGACCGCATCGCCGACGGCGCCCTGTTCGGGGCGCTGGTGTGGTGGGCGCTGGTCGTGGCCGGGGACCGGCCGCTCGGCGCCGGGTTGCTGCTGTGCCTGGTGGGCGCGCAGGTCACCTCGTACGTGAAGGCCCGCGCCGAGGCCAACGGGCTCAGCGCCGACGGCGGTCTCGCCGAACGGGCCGAGCGGTTCGTGCTCGTGCTGGTCGGCACCGGGCTGCACGGACTGGGCGTGCCCTACGTGCTGGACGTGGCGGTGTGGCTGCTCGTGGTGCTCTCCGCGCTCACCGTCCTGCAGCGCCTGCGCGCGGCGGCCCGCTCCGCTCAGGCGGGCACGAGCTCTTCGTAG
- a CDS encoding YceI family protein: MSTATTIPGYVVGTWDIDSVHSDIEFTLRHLGVGRSRGRFDGFSGEIVTAENPLDSSVTADIDPATINTGNGDRDAHVRNSDFLDVEKFPKAGFRSTGIRQDGSDYVIDGEFTLHGVTKPVSLAAELGGFTDNGQGGTLLGISASTTINRTDFGVGPEGGAMLGEKVKITLEIEANLRAE, translated from the coding sequence ATGAGCACTGCCACCACGATCCCCGGTTACGTCGTCGGCACCTGGGACATCGACAGCGTGCACTCCGACATCGAGTTCACCCTGCGCCACCTGGGCGTCGGGCGCTCCCGCGGCCGCTTCGACGGCTTCAGCGGCGAGATCGTGACCGCCGAGAACCCGCTGGACTCCTCGGTGACCGCGGACATCGACCCGGCCACGATCAACACCGGCAACGGCGACCGGGACGCGCACGTGCGCAACAGCGACTTCCTCGACGTCGAGAAGTTCCCGAAGGCGGGCTTCCGCTCCACCGGCATCCGCCAGGACGGCAGCGACTACGTCATCGACGGCGAGTTCACCCTGCACGGCGTGACCAAGCCGGTGTCGCTGGCGGCCGAGCTCGGCGGCTTCACCGACAACGGCCAGGGCGGCACCCTGCTCGGCATCTCCGCCTCCACCACGATCAACCGCACCGACTTCGGCGTCGGCCCCGAGGGCGGCGCCATGCTGGGTGAGAAGGTCAAGATCACCCTGGAGATCGAGGCCAACCTCCGCGCCGAGTGA
- a CDS encoding HIT family protein: protein MAYIQGENKPEGEASEGCPFCRLLESGLPDEDTLIVARDELVFAILNLYPYNPGHLMVLPYRHVADYTELTDEETTAVAAFTKRAMRVIRQVSAPHGFNIGLNQGPVAGAGIAAHLHQHVVPRWGGDANFMPVIGHTKVLPQLLGDTRRLLAEAWPG from the coding sequence ATGGCCTACATCCAGGGCGAGAACAAGCCGGAGGGCGAGGCCAGCGAGGGCTGCCCGTTCTGCCGGTTGCTGGAGTCGGGCCTGCCGGACGAGGACACGCTGATCGTGGCCCGCGACGAGCTGGTCTTCGCGATCCTCAACCTGTACCCGTACAACCCGGGGCACCTGATGGTGCTGCCGTACCGGCACGTCGCCGACTACACGGAGCTCACCGACGAGGAGACGACGGCGGTCGCGGCGTTCACCAAGCGCGCGATGCGGGTGATCCGCCAGGTGTCGGCGCCGCACGGGTTCAACATCGGCCTCAACCAGGGGCCGGTGGCGGGCGCGGGCATCGCCGCGCACCTGCACCAGCACGTGGTGCCGCGCTGGGGCGGGGACGCGAACTTCATGCCGGTCATCGGCCACACGAAGGTGCTGCCCCAGCTCCTCGGCGACACCCGCCGCCTCCTCGCGGAGGCATGGCCGGGCTGA
- the thrS gene encoding threonine--tRNA ligase, whose product MKVPAGTTAAAAVAEAGLPGQGPQAIVVVRDEEGELRDLAWAPESDVEVEPVAADTEAGRSVIRHSAAHLLAQAVQQQFPDAKLGIGPPVKDGFYYDFDVDRPFTPEDLQALEKRMKQLVKSGQKFSRRRLDSVEAAREELANEPYKLELVDLKSGADEVDTSEVMEVGAGELTVYDNIDRHGEVVWGDLCRGPHVPHTKFIPAFKLTRVAAAYWRGDQNNQQLQRVYGTAWESKEALAEHLEWLAEAERRDHRRLGAELDLFSFPEEVGSGLPVFHPKGGIIRRELEDYSRRRHEAADYEFVNTPHITKGTLFETSGHLDWYKDGMFPAMHLDEERDENGVLRKAGQDYYLKPMNCPFHNLIFRSRGRSYRELPLRLFEFGSVYRYEKSGVVHGLTRVRGMTQDDAHIYCMPEQLQDELKSLLSFVLDLLRDYGLEDFYLELSTRNDEKYVGDDESWRVATEALREAAESSGLELVPDPGGAAFYGPKISVQAKDALGRSWQMSTIQVDYHLPERFDLEYTGKDGAKQRPIKIHRALFGSIERFFGVLTEHYAGAFPAWLSPVQVVGIPIADEHADHLVGVVKSLRAGGIRAEVDHGDDRMQKKIRNHTTQKVPFLLLAGGKDVEAGAVSFRFRDGTQINGVPVAEAVAAIGRWVERRENTSPTAEVFQRELAAGAESA is encoded by the coding sequence GTGAAGGTGCCGGCGGGCACTACCGCTGCCGCCGCCGTCGCCGAAGCCGGTCTGCCCGGCCAGGGCCCGCAGGCGATCGTCGTGGTCCGCGACGAGGAGGGCGAGCTGCGCGACCTGGCGTGGGCGCCGGAGTCCGACGTGGAGGTCGAACCGGTCGCCGCCGACACCGAGGCCGGGCGCAGCGTCATCCGCCACTCGGCCGCGCACCTGCTGGCGCAGGCCGTGCAGCAGCAGTTCCCGGACGCGAAGCTGGGCATCGGCCCGCCCGTCAAGGACGGCTTCTACTACGACTTCGACGTGGACCGCCCGTTCACCCCGGAGGACCTGCAGGCGCTGGAGAAGCGCATGAAGCAGCTCGTCAAGTCCGGGCAGAAGTTCTCCCGCCGCCGCCTCGACTCGGTGGAGGCCGCCCGCGAGGAGCTGGCGAACGAGCCGTACAAGCTGGAGCTGGTCGACCTGAAGTCCGGCGCGGACGAGGTCGACACCAGCGAGGTGATGGAGGTCGGCGCCGGTGAGCTGACCGTCTACGACAACATCGACCGCCACGGCGAGGTCGTGTGGGGCGACCTGTGCCGCGGCCCGCACGTGCCGCACACCAAGTTCATCCCCGCGTTCAAGCTGACCCGGGTGGCCGCCGCCTACTGGCGCGGCGACCAGAACAACCAGCAGCTGCAGCGCGTCTACGGCACCGCGTGGGAGTCGAAGGAGGCGCTGGCCGAGCACCTGGAGTGGCTGGCCGAGGCGGAGCGCCGCGACCACCGCAGGCTGGGCGCCGAGCTGGACCTGTTCTCGTTCCCGGAGGAGGTCGGCTCCGGGCTGCCGGTGTTCCACCCGAAGGGCGGCATCATCCGCCGCGAGCTGGAGGACTACTCGCGCCGCCGCCACGAGGCCGCGGACTACGAGTTCGTGAACACCCCGCACATCACCAAGGGCACCTTGTTCGAGACCTCCGGGCACCTCGACTGGTACAAGGACGGCATGTTCCCGGCGATGCACCTCGACGAGGAGCGCGACGAGAACGGCGTGCTGCGCAAGGCGGGCCAGGACTACTACCTGAAGCCGATGAACTGCCCGTTCCACAACCTGATCTTCCGGTCCCGCGGGCGTTCCTACCGGGAGCTGCCGCTGCGGCTGTTCGAGTTCGGCTCGGTGTACCGGTACGAGAAGTCCGGCGTGGTGCACGGCCTGACCCGGGTGCGCGGCATGACGCAGGACGACGCGCACATCTACTGCATGCCGGAGCAGCTGCAGGACGAGCTGAAGTCGCTGCTGTCGTTCGTGCTGGACCTGCTGCGCGACTACGGCCTGGAGGACTTCTACCTGGAGCTGTCCACCCGCAACGACGAGAAGTACGTCGGCGACGACGAGAGCTGGCGGGTGGCCACCGAGGCGCTGCGCGAGGCCGCCGAGTCCTCCGGCCTGGAGCTGGTGCCGGACCCGGGCGGCGCCGCGTTCTACGGCCCGAAGATCTCGGTGCAGGCGAAGGACGCGCTGGGCCGCAGCTGGCAGATGTCGACGATCCAGGTGGACTACCACCTGCCGGAGCGGTTCGACCTGGAGTACACCGGCAAGGACGGCGCCAAGCAGCGGCCCATCAAGATCCACCGGGCGCTGTTCGGGTCGATCGAGCGGTTCTTCGGCGTGCTCACCGAGCACTACGCGGGCGCGTTCCCGGCGTGGCTGTCCCCGGTGCAGGTGGTGGGCATCCCGATCGCCGACGAGCACGCCGACCACCTCGTCGGCGTGGTGAAGTCGTTGCGCGCCGGGGGGATTCGCGCCGAGGTCGACCACGGCGACGACCGGATGCAGAAGAAGATCCGCAACCACACCACGCAGAAGGTGCCGTTCCTGCTGCTGGCCGGCGGCAAGGACGTGGAGGCCGGCGCGGTGTCGTTCCGGTTCCGCGACGGCACCCAGATCAACGGGGTGCCGGTGGCGGAGGCGGTGGCCGCGATCGGCCGCTGGGTGGAGCGCCGCGAGAACACCTCGCCGACCGCGGAGGTCTTCCAGCGGGAGCTGGCGGCCGGGGCGGAGTCGGCGTGA
- a CDS encoding putative bifunctional diguanylate cyclase/phosphodiesterase, which yields MTESSEGPGDGPGAERAALVRRWTREIIRTSYVPMARADIEDFLLERLDALLDAAGEADRLLEAAAELGARLVRIHFTGPAALDRTLRVLGSGLPELRSARFGRGDLVPVLSAVAAAYAGQLREQTLDEQEVIKRAVLQARDAAEEALRASEASFRAVFTSSALGIAIVTLDGIIEEVNSPMEGIFEPVCQDLVGRSVFDLADPDWVDDLVENVESLSVGEVDRFQSETRLSGADGAHIWTQVSASLVRDSHGTPDYQVLLYEDITHRHMLQEQFRRQATHDPLTGLANRTLLKTTLDAALEPAYPGRRVGLCYFDLDGFKAINDSLGHPVGDELLRAMAQRLNALATLESGLAARMGGDEFVVLVPDSQGAARLVEIVEHMLSEVTRPVSVCGHLLTASASVGVVETAVAATGPDELLQDADITLYRAKNEGRAQWALFDPEHNAAAKERFHLSAAMPSALHEHELYVEYEPVLWWDDASLVGVRAHLRWDHPEFGELDAEDFLGLAEETGLITRLGTWMLEQVCAHAVHWQERFGDRGPVAAVDLSARQLRDPELVGDMRRILADSGLPASKLIIGVPEAALFDQYGDPIDALEIFAEMGLTLGVHDFGHDHREVARLRGLPLCAVRLTGGYLDSFAAPDGADPLDEHLVSSLVGSAQLLGLAVVGSGVRTIEQANRLRKLGVQGVIGPCAGGLASAMEIEAMIAEGDLG from the coding sequence ATGACGGAGTCTTCCGAGGGGCCCGGCGACGGCCCCGGGGCGGAACGGGCCGCGCTGGTCCGCCGCTGGACCCGCGAGATCATCCGCACCAGCTACGTGCCGATGGCGCGCGCCGACATCGAGGACTTCCTGCTGGAGCGGCTCGACGCGCTGCTGGACGCCGCGGGCGAGGCGGACCGGCTGCTGGAGGCCGCCGCCGAGCTCGGCGCGCGGCTGGTGCGCATCCACTTCACCGGTCCCGCCGCGCTGGACCGCACGCTGCGGGTGCTCGGCTCCGGGCTGCCGGAGCTGCGGTCCGCGCGGTTCGGGCGCGGTGACCTGGTGCCGGTGCTGAGCGCCGTCGCCGCCGCCTACGCGGGGCAGCTGCGCGAGCAGACGCTCGACGAGCAGGAGGTCATCAAGCGCGCCGTGCTGCAGGCCAGGGACGCCGCCGAGGAGGCGCTGCGCGCCAGCGAGGCCTCGTTCCGCGCGGTGTTCACCTCCTCCGCGCTGGGCATCGCGATCGTCACGCTCGACGGCATCATCGAGGAGGTCAACTCCCCGATGGAGGGCATCTTCGAACCGGTCTGCCAGGACCTGGTGGGCCGCAGCGTCTTCGACCTCGCCGACCCGGACTGGGTGGACGACCTGGTGGAGAACGTCGAATCGCTCTCGGTGGGCGAGGTGGACCGGTTCCAGTCCGAGACGCGGCTCAGCGGCGCCGACGGCGCGCACATCTGGACGCAGGTGTCGGCCTCGCTGGTGCGCGACTCGCACGGCACGCCGGACTACCAGGTGCTGCTCTACGAGGACATCACCCACCGGCACATGCTCCAGGAGCAGTTCCGCAGGCAGGCCACCCACGACCCGCTGACCGGGCTGGCGAACCGAACCCTGCTCAAGACCACCTTGGACGCGGCGCTGGAACCGGCGTACCCGGGCCGCCGGGTCGGCTTGTGCTACTTCGACCTGGACGGGTTCAAGGCGATCAACGACAGCCTCGGGCACCCGGTCGGGGACGAGCTGCTGCGCGCGATGGCGCAACGGCTCAACGCCCTGGCCACCCTGGAGTCGGGGCTGGCGGCGCGGATGGGCGGCGACGAGTTCGTGGTGCTCGTCCCCGACTCGCAGGGCGCGGCGCGGCTGGTGGAGATCGTCGAGCACATGCTCTCGGAGGTGACCCGCCCGGTGTCGGTGTGCGGTCACCTGCTCACCGCCTCCGCCAGCGTCGGCGTGGTGGAGACCGCGGTCGCCGCCACCGGGCCGGACGAGCTGCTGCAGGACGCCGACATCACCCTGTACCGCGCCAAGAACGAGGGCCGGGCGCAGTGGGCGCTGTTCGACCCGGAGCACAACGCGGCGGCCAAGGAGCGGTTCCACCTGTCGGCGGCGATGCCCAGCGCGCTGCACGAGCACGAGCTGTACGTGGAGTACGAGCCGGTGCTGTGGTGGGACGACGCCTCGCTGGTCGGGGTGCGGGCGCACCTGCGCTGGGACCACCCGGAGTTCGGCGAGCTCGACGCGGAGGACTTCCTCGGGCTGGCGGAGGAAACCGGCCTGATCACCCGGCTCGGCACCTGGATGCTGGAGCAGGTGTGCGCGCACGCCGTGCACTGGCAGGAGCGGTTCGGCGATCGGGGGCCGGTGGCGGCCGTGGACCTGTCGGCGCGGCAGCTGCGGGACCCGGAGCTGGTCGGCGACATGCGCCGCATCCTCGCCGACAGCGGGCTGCCGGCCAGCAAGCTGATCATCGGGGTGCCGGAGGCGGCGCTGTTCGACCAGTACGGCGATCCGATCGACGCGCTGGAGATCTTCGCCGAGATGGGCCTGACGCTGGGCGTGCACGACTTCGGCCACGACCACCGCGAGGTGGCGCGGCTGCGCGGGCTGCCGCTGTGCGCGGTGCGGCTCACCGGCGGCTACCTGGACTCGTTCGCCGCGCCGGACGGGGCGGATCCGCTGGACGAGCACCTGGTGTCCAGCCTGGTCGGTTCGGCCCAGCTGCTGGGCTTGGCCGTCGTCGGCAGCGGGGTGCGCACCATCGAGCAGGCGAACCGGTTGCGCAAGCTCGGCGTGCAGGGCGTGATCGGGCCGTGCGCGGGCGGCCTCGCCTCCGCGATGGAGATCGAGGCGATGATCGCGGAAGGTGATCTCGGCTGA
- a CDS encoding FAD-dependent oxidoreductase → MTRPLRVAIVGAGPAGVYAADILTKSETPVDIDLLDRMPAPYGLIRYGVAPDHPRIKGIVNALRRIMEKPEIRFLGGVNYGEDIKLEQLRHHYDAVIFSTGADKDRALDIPGIDLAHSHGAADFVYWYDGYPEATRDWTLDAKEVAVVGAGNVALDVARVLAKQADDLLSTEIPDNVYQGLKNSQVTDVHLFARRGPAQAKFTPLELRELDHQPGVELIVHPEGFELDEASEEAIRSNNQVKTIVKTFQDWALRDPKNDTPRRLHFHFLRAPVEVQGTDRVEGLRTEIMELTGDGNVRGTGEFETTPVQAIYRAVGYLSSPVPDIPFDHGTGTVPNDGGRVLDLDGEHITGVYTTGWIKRGPVGLIGHTKGDALETIGNLLDDLDSMPTAEEPDRESVLRLLDDNGVRYTTWDGWNLLDAHEQALGEAQGRERIKVVERDDMINISRSES, encoded by the coding sequence ATGACCCGCCCACTGCGAGTTGCGATCGTCGGGGCCGGCCCCGCCGGCGTGTACGCCGCGGACATCCTGACGAAATCCGAGACGCCAGTGGACATCGACCTGCTCGACCGGATGCCCGCCCCCTACGGGCTCATCCGCTACGGCGTCGCTCCCGACCACCCGCGCATCAAGGGCATCGTGAACGCGCTGCGGCGCATCATGGAGAAGCCGGAGATCCGCTTCCTCGGCGGCGTGAACTACGGCGAGGACATCAAGCTCGAACAGCTCCGGCACCACTACGACGCGGTGATCTTCTCCACCGGCGCCGACAAGGACCGGGCGCTGGACATCCCCGGCATCGACCTGGCGCACAGCCACGGCGCCGCCGACTTCGTCTACTGGTACGACGGCTACCCGGAGGCGACCCGCGACTGGACCTTGGACGCCAAGGAGGTCGCGGTCGTCGGTGCGGGCAACGTGGCGCTGGACGTGGCGCGGGTGCTCGCGAAGCAGGCCGACGACCTGCTCAGCACCGAGATCCCGGACAACGTCTACCAGGGCCTGAAGAACTCGCAGGTCACCGACGTGCACCTGTTCGCCCGCCGCGGTCCCGCGCAGGCCAAGTTCACGCCGCTGGAGCTGCGCGAGCTCGACCACCAGCCGGGCGTGGAGCTCATCGTGCACCCGGAGGGCTTCGAGCTCGACGAGGCCAGCGAAGAGGCCATCCGCAGCAACAACCAGGTCAAGACGATCGTCAAGACCTTCCAGGACTGGGCGCTGCGGGACCCGAAGAACGACACCCCGCGGCGGCTGCACTTCCACTTCCTGCGCGCGCCGGTCGAGGTCCAGGGCACCGACCGCGTCGAGGGCCTGCGCACCGAGATCATGGAGCTCACCGGCGACGGGAACGTGCGCGGCACCGGCGAGTTCGAGACCACCCCGGTGCAGGCGATCTACCGCGCCGTCGGCTACCTGAGCTCCCCGGTGCCGGACATCCCGTTCGACCACGGCACCGGCACCGTCCCCAACGACGGCGGCCGCGTGCTCGACCTCGACGGCGAGCACATCACCGGCGTCTACACCACCGGCTGGATCAAGCGCGGGCCCGTCGGCCTCATCGGCCACACCAAGGGCGACGCGCTGGAGACCATCGGCAACCTGCTGGACGACCTGGACTCGATGCCGACCGCCGAGGAACCGGACCGCGAGAGCGTGCTGCGGCTGCTGGACGACAACGGCGTCCGCTACACCACCTGGGACGGCTGGAACCTGCTCGACGCGCACGAGCAGGCGCTCGGCGAGGCCCAGGGCCGCGAGCGCATCAAGGTCGTCGAACGCGACGACATGATCAACATCTCCCGCTCGGAGAGCTGA